A segment of the Stegostoma tigrinum isolate sSteTig4 chromosome 44, sSteTig4.hap1, whole genome shotgun sequence genome:
cgtgtgggtgccggagcgccggtctatctggctgcggtgctcgagtacctgacggctgaaatcctcgagctggccgggaacgcggcccgggacaacaagaagacccgcatcatccccaggcacctccagctggccgtgcgcaacgacgaggagctcaacaagctgctgggaggggTGACTATCGCTCAGGGTGGGGTGCTGCCTAATATCCAGGCcgtgctgctgcccaagaaaaccTCCGCTGCGGGCGCCACTAAAAAGTGAAGAGACCGTTCTGTAACCTgacaacccaaaggctcttttcagagccactccCAACATCAGTGAAAAGCAGCTAGACTGTCACAGCTGGCTAACTAATTTTGATTTTATGTGCAAACCGGGGCCTCCAAATACGCAAAAATAGTCCGTTTTGTTTTCGCTTTAACAGTGATAAAACTAGAACGGGACGAATCAAGTTGGAGGTTTCGCTGTCGGGACAGCGACTTTAAATAGTGACTCAAAAAAGTATCCCCATCCATCCGGTGGCAGGGAACAAGAGACATGGAATAGCTCGGTgccagaaagaggccattcgagaCAGAACCGACCAGCCTCAGAGGATCGAATACACTAGTGGGAGATTTGGGCAAAACTACAAAAatcatttgtatcagagataatgggaactgcagatgctggagattccaagataataaaatgtgaggctggatgaacacagcaggccaagcagcatcgcaggagcacaaaagctgacgtttcgggcctagacccttcatcagagagggggatggggggagggaactggaataaatagggagagagggggaggcggaccgaagatggagagtaaagaagataggtggagagagtgtaggtggggaggtagggaggggatgtcaTTTGTATGttgtggtggggtttgaatttTGGCGATTGTTACCCACCATCCTCCTCCGCCAAGTTCAGTTAGAGCTGGGGAAACGCCACGGGAAGCAATTCGCACACAGGCGGTTCCATTGGAAATGTATAAGTTATAAAATATGGAGTGCAGTACTTGAATGTGTTGTGATTACTGAAAATTTATAAACCTGATTGTCCCGAGTTGCATCGTCTGTAGTATGAATTCGTGCATCTCACAGACCTATTCAGTTTCTGCAACTCCCGTTGCATTGAGACATCAATAGCACGCTCTGCGTTTACATGAACTGAAGTCCACAGTGCCTGACGATTGCTGCTCTTTCGGGACAGTTTAGTGGGTCTGAAAAGAGCCGTTGTGTTTCTCGGGGTGAATGTACAGGGCCGGGCACGCTCCGTTTAGGCGCGCTCCCCGCGGATCCGCCGGGCCAGCTGGATGTCTTTGGGCATGATGGTGACCCGTTTGGCGTGGATGGCACACAGGTTGGTGACCTCAAACAGCCCCACCAGGTAAGCCTcgctggcctcctgcagggccattacggccgagctctggaagcgcaggtcggtcttgaagtcctgagcgatctcccgtaccaggcgctggaacggcagtttgcggatcagcagctcggtggatttctggtagcggcggatctcccgcagagccaccgtgccgggcctGTAGCGATGAGGCTTCTTCACTCCGCCCGTGGCCGGAGCGCTCTTGCGGACCGCTTTGGTCGCCAGCTGCTTGCGGGGAGCTTTCCCTCCGGTGGATTTGCGCGCTGTCTGCTTGGTTCTAGCCAttctctgcaacacacacacaggctgcgGTTATCAATGCTGAACTTGATGCGGCGCTGCCTATTTAAGAGGATGGAGAGCCCGCCCTAGAGCTGGGATTTGTTCGAGTCCCGTCCCTCAAATCCCCGAGAAACAGCCACTGAAGGACAGAAAAGGCAGTAAAATAATTATTGTAGGCTGGATTGGTTAACTTCAAATGACAGTTGGTCAATTTCAAATCGCCCGCCGATTTCAGCCTGAccttacaaaatattaaaaagtcCCATGCGCCTGCGCCTAAGATTATATCTTATGCTTCACAAAATTTTCTTGTGAACCTAACTTGCAGTCAGCGCGGAGAGGGCTCTGAATCATTTCCTGACCATCTCTAACAGGCAGGTGGAATGAACACGCCACTAAAACCTCGGCACGGCTACCAGAATCAAAACTGAACAAATTATCATTCCTGGGAGCGTCATTAAAAGTCGCTGCACCAGCCCTATGTGCTGGTTCCCCATCCTCAGGTCTCCGCTCTCAGGCGGAGGGTtggggtggctctgaaaagagcctttgggttcgctggaaaagggacgatttgctcagccgccgaatccatacagagtgcggccctggcgtttcagagcgtacaccacatccatggcAGTCACCGTCTTGCGCTTGGCGTGCTCAGTGTAGGTCACCGCATCCCTGATCACATTCTCCAGGAAAACCTTCAGCACCCCGCGGGTCTCCTCGTAGATCAAGCCCGAGATGCGCTTGACCCCGCCACGGCGAGCCAGGCGCCGGATGGCTGGTTTCGTGATGCCCTGGATGTTATCACGGAGCACTTTGCGGTGCCTCTTCGCTCCGCCTTTTCCCAGGCCTTTgcctcctttccctctcccagaCATCACGCTTCTTCACTCCAATCGCTGCCGACTGAGAGCCGAGCTGCCTCACCTTCCTTTTTTATACTGCCTGCCCCGACCTGACTGAGAAACAGCTGACAGAAAGTGAGAGGCTGGCAGAAAACTGAGTGACAGGCAGAGAAATGTCCAGCTCCGCCTCCAGCTTACTGCCGCCCCCAACTGGATCTGGAACTAAACCTTTTCTCCACAAGGGCAGTGAACACAAGGCCCGGCAGAAAACCTGCAGACCCAAACTTgtgttcaaagataataaaacctggatattttaaaagcaagatgacaaagtgtgaagctggatgaacacagcaggccaagcagcatctcaggagcacaaaacctgatatcactga
Coding sequences within it:
- the LOC132207128 gene encoding histone H3, embryonic-like, with product MARTKQTARKSTGGKAPRKQLATKAVRKSAPATGGVKKPHRYRPGTEASEAYLVGLFEVTNLCAIHAKRVTIMPKDIQLARRIRGERA
- the LOC132207040 gene encoding histone H4; amino-acid sequence: MSGRGKGGKGLGKGGAKRHRKVLRDNIQGITKPAIRRLARRGGVKRISGLIYEETRGVLKVFLENVIRDAVTYTEHAKRKTVTAMDVVYALKRQGRTLYGFGG